The window ATTTCTTTCATTAGAACAATTTAAGGAGGTATCTAAAAATGACACTGCCAGAATCAGTAGCAAAGAATATTATCCAAAAACTTATTAAAGGTCAGGATTATAGAATTGAAATAGTAACCTTAATTAACGCAGAATTTTTGCAATTTGCGATTGATTTTTTTAAGAGAATCGTTGATGCAAAACTTAAAAGTAAAAACATAACAGTTGATTGGTATAAAAAAGAATTTCTTAATCCAGAATTATCCGCAAGAGATATAGCGATAAATTCAGGACTTAATAAAAAGACAATCCATAATATGTTTAACTCTTCAACGAAGGAAATTGTGATTGATGCTTCAAATGAACACTATGACACTCTTTATGAAACTATCAAGAATTTAGTAGAT is drawn from bacterium and contains these coding sequences:
- a CDS encoding CfrBI family restriction endonuclease; translation: MTLPESVAKNIIQKLIKGQDYRIEIVTLINAEFLQFAIDFFKRIVDAKLKSKNITVDWYKKEFLNPELSARDIAINSGLNKKTIHNMFNSSTKEIVIDASNEHYDTLYETIKNLVDTEPELDITLTIKFKGVSVDLNVSESLIIINTLAVKRAELRGGLWSTGGKRVEKPLMQTLCKLYGVPDKN